The following coding sequences are from one bacterium window:
- the cas2e gene encoding type I-E CRISPR-associated endoribonuclease Cas2e: MLAIVVENVPPRLRGRLAIWLLEIRAGVYVGKVSRRVREMIWNTVEKGIEEGNAVMVWSTNTESGYDFLTIGKNRRIPVEMDGIKLVSFLPEKEILEEVEANESAFAGIEREPK, translated from the coding sequence CGTGGTTGAAAATGTGCCACCGCGTTTACGCGGACGACTGGCAATATGGCTTCTGGAAATTAGGGCAGGAGTATATGTAGGTAAGGTATCAAGACGTGTGCGGGAGATGATCTGGAATACGGTTGAAAAGGGGATAGAAGAGGGAAATGCTGTAATGGTTTGGAGCACAAATACCGAGTCAGGGTATGACTTCTTGACCATTGGTAAAAATCGACGCATCCCGGTTGAAATGGACGGCATAAAACTTGTCTCATTTTTGCCAGAGAAAGAGATTTTAGAAGAGGTAGAGGCTAATGAATCTGCATTTGCAGGTATAGAAAGAGAACCGAAATGA